In Dehalococcoidia bacterium, one DNA window encodes the following:
- a CDS encoding MarR family transcriptional regulator gives MANERPPPADRGEWASLYTAYMIMRKETERTLARAKITIPQAIVLVALDEAAGRPLSVTALARFLLQESPSMTTLLDRMCERGLVERLQDPRDRRKVLVRMTDKGRKTRDSIRDMWRDIREELFAVFTPEEREQFKALLAKFRQNISRL, from the coding sequence GTGGCGAACGAACGACCGCCTCCAGCCGATCGCGGAGAGTGGGCCTCCCTCTACACAGCTTATATGATCATGCGCAAGGAGACGGAACGAACGCTGGCGCGGGCTAAGATCACGATCCCGCAGGCGATCGTCCTCGTCGCTCTCGATGAGGCCGCGGGACGTCCCCTGTCGGTGACAGCGCTCGCCCGCTTCCTTCTCCAGGAAAGCCCCAGCATGACCACGTTGCTCGACCGCATGTGCGAACGGGGGCTTGTCGAGCGGCTCCAGGACCCGCGAGACCGCCGCAAGGTGCTTGTCAGGATGACCGACAAGGGGAGGAAGACGCGCGATTCCATCCGCGACATGTGGCGGGACATCCGCGAAGAACTCTTTGCCGTGTTCACGCCCGAGGAGAGGGAGCAGTTCAAAGCCCTCCTCGCCAAGTTCCGGCAGAATATCTCACGGCTCTAG
- a CDS encoding nitroreductase family protein, producing the protein MEFAKLIDERRSVRAYQQREVEDDKLRLVLHAANRAPSAGDLQAYGIVVVRDGQAKRALAGAAYDQLFVSEAPIVLVFLARPSLSAVKYGSRGRALYCVQDATIACAYAQLAAHDLGLGACWVGAFRDEAVCEIVGCSSDELPVALLPLGYPAERPEPTPRRRLEELARSM; encoded by the coding sequence ATGGAATTCGCAAAGCTGATCGATGAGAGACGCTCGGTGCGCGCCTATCAGCAGAGGGAGGTGGAAGACGACAAGCTGCGGCTGGTGCTCCACGCCGCGAACCGCGCGCCCTCCGCCGGAGACCTGCAAGCGTACGGCATAGTCGTTGTGCGGGACGGGCAGGCGAAGCGCGCGCTCGCCGGCGCCGCCTACGACCAGCTTTTCGTGAGCGAGGCGCCGATCGTGCTCGTGTTCCTCGCCCGGCCGTCGCTTTCGGCGGTGAAGTACGGCTCGCGGGGGAGGGCGCTGTACTGCGTTCAGGACGCGACGATCGCCTGCGCCTACGCGCAGCTCGCAGCGCACGATCTGGGACTGGGCGCGTGCTGGGTGGGCGCCTTCCGCGACGAGGCCGTTTGCGAGATTGTGGGGTGCTCCTCGGACGAGCTGCCGGTGGCGCTGCTTCCGCTCGGCTATCCGGCGGAGAGGCCGGAACCGACGCCTAGGCGGCGGCTGGAGGAGCTGGCGCGAAGCATGTGA
- a CDS encoding CocE/NonD family hydrolase encodes MAIEPVTFAAGKLRLEGALHLPEGAPPFPGVAVCHPHPLYGGDMHNSVVVAVCEALVAGGIAALRFNFRGTGESEGSFGGGLDEQQDARAALGFLAKWPSLRAGALGLAGYSFGAIVALSTIDERVRALAAVSPPLAMGGTSPLPRCPTLFVFGDRDGIAPASGLSAVAPQSFAEQEIIVVPGADHFWSGKAGVAAAHVADFFRRRLLSADAGDAGTGAI; translated from the coding sequence ATGGCCATTGAACCGGTCACGTTCGCGGCGGGGAAGCTGAGGCTGGAAGGCGCGCTCCACCTCCCGGAAGGCGCGCCTCCGTTTCCCGGCGTCGCCGTCTGCCACCCCCACCCCCTGTACGGCGGCGACATGCACAACTCGGTTGTCGTCGCCGTATGCGAGGCTCTCGTCGCGGGCGGGATCGCCGCGCTCCGCTTCAACTTCCGCGGCACAGGGGAGAGCGAGGGCTCGTTCGGCGGCGGGCTCGATGAGCAGCAGGACGCGCGGGCGGCCCTCGGCTTCCTTGCGAAATGGCCCTCGCTACGCGCCGGCGCACTAGGGCTGGCCGGGTACTCTTTCGGCGCCATCGTCGCCCTCTCCACGATCGACGAACGGGTGCGGGCGCTGGCCGCCGTCTCGCCGCCTTTGGCCATGGGCGGTACCTCGCCCCTACCCCGCTGCCCCACCCTCTTTGTGTTCGGCGACCGCGACGGCATTGCCCCTGCAAGCGGCCTCTCAGCAGTCGCGCCGCAGTCTTTCGCCGAGCAGGAGATAATCGTCGTCCCCGGCGCCGACCATTTCTGGTCGGGAAAGGCGGGAGTGGCAGCCGCACACGTTGCCGACTTCTTTCGCAGGAGGCTGCTGTCCGCAGATGCGGGCGACGCAGGGACGGGGGCAATCTGA
- a CDS encoding efflux RND transporter periplasmic adaptor subunit yields MFLLALVAAAVCAFLVQRFFFAEGGTKEQPFEPYTVGTMTLRAQMITSGIAVAENEAALTFPVPGRVKEIHVKLGDEVKAGQTLISIEADELENAVKTAQSGLEAARLRLRKLKEGATTAELSAAEDAVTSARSALTKAENDLSDALDPPDEPELTAAEEAVARAKAALSSAESQLNTLLNGASDADLAAAEARVVEAETALSRAIRTRDNAEEDQENSQSAFEYAAERYCEVEGSLQDVCIDMESNDYQEPLTSDQIDDLLEHIQPEPTPTKTPGPTPTHTPTATPVPTGEPTPTRTPRPTAEPLTDLEEVTRDLVYASTNYRNSITSLETAEESVLTAEAALYAAELALDELREGASAEDIAAAEDAVASARAALAASQAALDELVFGPTERTIANLRAAVNSARAGLEAAIDARSELLDGATATEMALQEEEVRQAELALEKAQKALDDTRLVSPFDGVVAALSVKVGEFVSTASATPAVTILTPGLLAFELNVGETELPSIKVGQVGGVIFDAIPGKVYPVRVYAVGLAPETQQGVIIYKVKCQILGDINQGEGPRPAPGMNGSASIITEQRADVVAVPSAVIRSRGGEKVVEVVVDGKVEMRPVQTGLSDGDNTEITSGLSVGDVVALRGAAAAKNAGNENKEELPEGIR; encoded by the coding sequence GTGTTCCTTCTTGCCCTTGTCGCGGCGGCTGTTTGCGCCTTCCTCGTGCAGCGCTTCTTCTTCGCCGAAGGCGGCACGAAAGAACAGCCCTTCGAGCCCTACACCGTCGGCACCATGACCCTTCGCGCCCAGATGATCACCTCCGGCATCGCCGTCGCCGAAAACGAGGCCGCCCTCACCTTTCCCGTGCCCGGCCGGGTGAAGGAGATCCACGTCAAGCTCGGCGACGAGGTCAAGGCGGGGCAAACCCTGATCTCCATCGAGGCCGATGAGCTGGAAAATGCAGTGAAAACCGCCCAATCGGGCCTCGAGGCGGCGCGCCTCCGTCTCCGAAAACTGAAAGAGGGCGCTACCACCGCCGAACTCAGCGCCGCCGAGGACGCCGTCACAAGCGCGCGCAGCGCTCTCACCAAGGCCGAGAACGACCTCTCCGATGCGCTCGACCCCCCGGACGAACCGGAGCTGACCGCAGCCGAAGAGGCCGTCGCCCGCGCCAAGGCAGCGCTCTCGTCCGCTGAAAGCCAGCTCAACACCCTCCTGAACGGCGCCTCCGACGCCGACCTCGCCGCCGCCGAAGCAAGAGTCGTCGAAGCGGAGACCGCGCTGTCGCGGGCGATCAGGACGCGCGACAACGCCGAAGAAGACCAGGAGAACTCCCAGAGCGCCTTCGAGTACGCCGCCGAACGCTACTGCGAGGTCGAAGGGTCCCTTCAAGACGTCTGCATCGATATGGAAAGCAATGACTACCAGGAGCCGCTCACCAGCGACCAGATAGACGACCTCCTCGAACACATCCAGCCGGAGCCGACCCCCACCAAAACGCCGGGACCCACACCCACCCACACCCCCACCGCTACCCCCGTACCCACCGGCGAACCGACTCCTACCCGCACGCCCCGGCCCACCGCCGAGCCCCTCACCGATCTTGAAGAAGTCACGCGCGACCTCGTCTACGCCAGCACCAACTACCGCAACTCCATCACGTCGCTCGAGACGGCTGAGGAATCGGTGCTGACGGCGGAAGCGGCGCTCTACGCCGCCGAGCTCGCGCTGGACGAGCTGAGGGAGGGCGCCTCGGCCGAAGACATCGCCGCTGCCGAGGACGCCGTGGCGTCCGCGCGCGCCGCTCTCGCCGCCAGCCAGGCCGCCCTCGACGAACTTGTCTTCGGCCCCACCGAACGCACAATCGCCAATCTGCGCGCGGCCGTAAACTCCGCGCGCGCCGGCCTCGAAGCCGCCATCGACGCCCGCTCGGAACTGCTCGACGGCGCGACCGCTACCGAGATGGCGCTCCAGGAGGAAGAGGTGCGCCAGGCGGAACTCGCGCTTGAAAAGGCGCAGAAGGCGCTCGACGACACACGCCTCGTCTCGCCCTTCGACGGCGTCGTCGCCGCTCTGTCAGTCAAGGTGGGCGAATTCGTTTCCACCGCTTCCGCCACCCCCGCCGTCACCATCCTGACCCCCGGCCTGCTTGCCTTCGAGCTCAACGTCGGCGAAACAGAGCTGCCAAGCATCAAGGTTGGTCAGGTGGGAGGCGTCATCTTCGATGCCATACCCGGCAAGGTCTATCCCGTGCGCGTGTACGCGGTCGGCCTCGCGCCCGAAACGCAACAAGGAGTCATCATCTACAAGGTCAAGTGTCAGATACTCGGCGACATCAATCAGGGCGAGGGCCCCAGGCCGGCGCCAGGAATGAACGGTTCCGCGTCGATCATTACCGAGCAACGGGCCGACGTTGTCGCTGTGCCCAGCGCGGTCATTCGGAGCCGGGGAGGAGAAAAGGTGGTCGAGGTCGTGGTCGATGGAAAGGTTGAGATGAGGCCTGTCCAGACCGGACTGAGCGACGGCGACAACACCGAGATAACCAGCGGCCTCAGTGTAGGTGACGTGGTGGCTCTGCGCGGGGCGGCGGCGGCGAAAAACGCAGGCAATGAGAACAAGGAGGAGCTGCCCGAAGGGATCCGATAA
- a CDS encoding ABC transporter ATP-binding protein, whose amino-acid sequence MIRLTDISKVYRTGDVPIYALRSISLEIQDGEFVAIIGPSGSGKSTVMNIIGCLDVPSAGKYYLDGYEVSTLGDNALATIRNRKIGFVFQSFNLLPRLTAVEQVEVPLTYRGTRNRRRIAKQALADVGLANRIHHRPTQLSGGEQQRVAIARAIVGRPSILLADEPTGALDTATSVEIMRIFESLNRELGMTVVFVTHDMEVADHTRRIVRLRDGQIVGDEANFPRPIPAPEPVGQAVGGMEPF is encoded by the coding sequence ATGATCAGGCTTACCGATATCAGCAAGGTCTACCGGACAGGCGACGTTCCGATCTACGCCCTCCGCTCCATCAGCCTGGAGATACAGGACGGCGAGTTCGTGGCCATAATCGGGCCCTCCGGTTCGGGCAAGTCGACGGTCATGAACATCATCGGATGTCTCGATGTCCCTTCGGCGGGGAAGTATTATCTGGACGGGTACGAGGTCAGCACCCTTGGCGACAACGCCCTCGCCACCATCCGCAACCGGAAGATCGGCTTTGTCTTCCAGAGCTTCAACCTCCTGCCGCGCCTCACCGCCGTCGAGCAGGTCGAAGTGCCCCTCACGTACCGCGGGACCCGAAACCGGCGCCGGATAGCGAAGCAGGCTCTCGCCGACGTCGGCCTCGCGAACCGGATCCATCACAGGCCCACGCAACTCTCCGGCGGCGAGCAACAGCGCGTCGCCATCGCCCGCGCCATTGTCGGACGGCCCTCCATTTTGCTTGCTGACGAGCCGACCGGCGCGCTGGACACGGCTACCAGCGTCGAAATAATGCGCATCTTCGAGAGCCTCAACCGTGAGCTGGGCATGACCGTCGTCTTCGTCACCCACGACATGGAAGTGGCCGACCACACCCGCAGGATCGTTAGATTGCGTGACGGACAGATTGTCGGAGACGAGGCGAACTTTCCCAGGCCCATCCCCGCCCCCGAGCCCGTCGGGCAGGCGGTCGGTGGTATGGAACCCTTCTGA
- a CDS encoding winged helix DNA-binding protein — translation MTTGTPYPKAVDVDKIKGLGEWRALYQAYNAVFKLQELALISQGISLPQLQLLGLLAMEQRPLAISELAIWMVKEPNSLTGLVDRAEAKGWVHTHGDPKDRRKRLVEFTEAGVRKFEEAFNLSNKVAGKIFGNLSASELSQFRAACQKVRDAALGEMRNRPGFKVR, via the coding sequence GTGACGACCGGAACCCCCTATCCCAAGGCAGTAGATGTGGACAAGATCAAGGGCTTGGGCGAATGGCGCGCTCTTTACCAGGCGTATAACGCCGTGTTCAAGCTGCAGGAGCTTGCTCTCATATCGCAGGGGATATCGCTGCCGCAACTGCAACTCCTTGGGCTGCTCGCCATGGAGCAGCGCCCGCTGGCCATTAGCGAGCTGGCGATCTGGATGGTGAAGGAGCCCAACAGCCTCACCGGCCTCGTTGACCGGGCGGAGGCGAAAGGCTGGGTGCACACCCACGGCGACCCCAAGGACAGGCGCAAGCGGCTTGTCGAGTTCACGGAGGCCGGTGTCCGCAAGTTCGAGGAGGCGTTCAATCTCTCGAACAAGGTGGCCGGAAAGATATTCGGCAATCTTTCGGCGAGCGAACTGAGCCAGTTCCGCGCCGCCTGCCAGAAGGTGCGCGACGCCGCTCTCGGCGAGATGAGGAACCGTCCCGGTTTCAAAGTCAGATAA
- a CDS encoding ABC transporter permease yields the protein MNVLDTIPIAIRALAANKLRSSLTMLGIIIGVGAVIALMAAGQGAQKGITDRIRGLGSNLLFIRPGQAQDASGNPTGGSVYTLVSADGDAINDPERFPYVESVTSQVFFEAPVSSGGNSMTVNCTGVTPDYQFTRDHYVARGQFISDEDVTRKGLVAVLGANVAEELFGDIDPIGKQVRMTVGAFRIYFSFSFRVIGVMERKGATATGDEDDLMLIPLPTMQARIPYIRHPKGLSNVHQITVKVTDSSKFEQAKEEIAALLRERHNVTKDDFTIRSQEDLVATVTEVSQTLTVLLGSIAGISLVVGGIGIMNIMLVSVTERTREIGIRKALGAKRADILFQFIVEALTVTLLGGMTGILLGVLAARLADGQHVFGRDLHTAVTPFSIIVAFTVSVGIGLFFGIYPAYSASRLNPIEALRHE from the coding sequence GTGAACGTTCTCGATACGATCCCCATCGCGATTCGCGCCCTGGCCGCCAACAAGCTGCGGTCGTCGCTCACCATGTTGGGCATCATCATCGGCGTGGGCGCCGTCATCGCTTTGATGGCCGCCGGTCAGGGCGCCCAAAAGGGCATCACCGACCGCATCAGAGGCCTGGGCAGCAACCTTCTCTTCATCCGCCCCGGCCAAGCCCAGGATGCTAGCGGAAATCCCACCGGGGGAAGCGTCTATACCCTGGTGAGCGCCGACGGCGACGCGATCAACGATCCGGAGCGGTTCCCCTATGTGGAGAGCGTCACGTCTCAGGTGTTCTTTGAGGCCCCCGTCAGCAGCGGCGGGAACAGCATGACCGTCAACTGCACGGGCGTCACCCCTGACTACCAGTTCACGCGCGACCACTACGTCGCCAGGGGGCAGTTCATCAGTGACGAAGACGTAACCCGAAAGGGTCTTGTGGCGGTCCTGGGAGCCAACGTGGCCGAGGAGTTGTTCGGCGATATCGACCCCATCGGCAAGCAAGTCAGGATGACGGTGGGGGCGTTCCGCATCTACTTCAGCTTCAGTTTTCGCGTCATCGGCGTGATGGAGCGCAAGGGCGCCACCGCCACCGGCGACGAAGACGACCTCATGCTCATCCCTCTGCCGACGATGCAGGCGCGCATCCCGTACATCAGACATCCCAAGGGGCTAAGCAACGTCCATCAGATCACGGTAAAGGTGACCGACTCAAGCAAATTCGAGCAGGCCAAGGAGGAGATAGCGGCGCTACTGAGAGAACGCCATAACGTCACCAAAGACGATTTCACAATCCGCTCTCAGGAAGACCTTGTGGCCACAGTCACCGAAGTCTCCCAGACCCTGACTGTCCTCCTCGGCAGCATAGCCGGCATTTCTCTCGTTGTGGGCGGCATCGGCATTATGAACATCATGCTCGTTTCCGTGACTGAGAGGACGCGCGAGATCGGCATCCGCAAGGCGCTCGGGGCCAAGAGGGCGGACATCCTCTTTCAGTTCATCGTGGAAGCGTTGACGGTCACACTGCTCGGAGGGATGACAGGCATCCTCCTCGGCGTCTTGGCGGCGCGTCTCGCCGACGGGCAGCACGTCTTTGGCCGTGACCTCCACACTGCCGTGACGCCGTTCTCTATCATCGTCGCCTTCACCGTCTCCGTCGGCATCGGGCTGTTCTTCGGGATCTATCCCGCATACAGCGCCTCGCGCCTGAACCCGATAGAGGCCCTCCGTCACGAGTAG